Proteins from a single region of Drosophila biarmipes strain raj3 chromosome 3R, RU_DBia_V1.1, whole genome shotgun sequence:
- the LOC108031975 gene encoding cytoplasmic aconitate hydratase yields MSGSGANPFAQFQESFTQDGSVYKYFDLPSIDNKYDSLPFSIRVLLESAVRNCDNFHVLEKDVQSILGWTPSLKQETSDVEVSFKPARVILQDFTGVPAVVDFAAMRDAVRQLGGNPEKINPICPADLVIDHSVQVDFVRSSDALTKNESLEFQRNKERFTFLKWGARAFDNMLIVPPGSGIVHQVNLEYLARVVFEKEDSSDGSKILYPDSVVGTDSHTTMINGLGVLGWGVGGIEAEAVMLGQSISMLLPEVIGYKLEGKLGPLATSTDLVLTITKHLRQLGVVGKFVEFYGPGVAELSIADRATISNMCPEYGATVGYFPIDENTLSYMRQTNRSEKKIDIIRQYLKATRQLRDYAREDQDPQYTESVTLDLSTVVTSVSGPKRPHDRVSVSSMCADFKSCLTSPVGFKGFAVPPSALTASGEFQWDDGKTYRIGHGSVVIAAITSCTNTSNPSVMLGAGLLAKNAVEKGLSILPYIKTSLSPGSGVVTYYLRESGVIPYLEQLGFDIVGYGCMTCIGNSGPLDENVVNTIEKNGLVCCGVLSGNRNFEGRIHPNTRANYLASPLLVIAYAIAGRVDIDFETEPLGVDANDKEVYLRDIWPTRSEIQEVEHKHVIPAMFQEVYSKIQLGSKDWQTLEVSDGKLYPWSGISTYIKRPPFFDGMTRELPQIKSIEQARCLLLLGDSVTTDHISPAGSIARRSPAARYLSERGLTPRDFNSYGSRRGNDAVMARGTFANIRLVNKLASKTGPNTLYVPSGEEMDIFDAAERYAGEGTPLLLVVGKDYGSGSSRDWAAKGPFLLGIKAVIAESYERIHRSNLVGMGIIPLQFLPGQSAETLNLTGRELYNIALPDGELKPGQRIAVEADGVVFETTLRFDTEVDITYYKNGGILNYMIRKMLGD; encoded by the exons ATGTCCGGCTCCG GTGCCAATCCCTTTGCCCAGTTCCAGGAATCTTTCACCCAGGACGGCAGCGTCTACAAGTATTTTGATCTGCCCTCCATCGACAACAAATATG ATTCACTGCCCTTTTCCATTCGCGTTCTGCTGGAATCCGCGGTGCGCAATTGCGACAATTTCCATGTGCTGGAGAAGGATGTGCAGAGCATCCTGGGATGGACGCCATCGCTGAAGCAGGAAACCAGCGATGTGGAGGTCTCCTTCAAGCCAGCACGTGTTATACTGCAG GACTTTACTGGCGTTCCCGCCGTCGTAGACTTTGCAGCTATGCGAGATGCGGTCCGCCAACTGGGCGGCAATCCTGAGAAAATCAATCCCATCTGCCCCGCCGATCTGGTCATCGACCACTCCGTTCAGGTGGACTTCGTCCGCTCCTCGGACGCATTGACCAAGAACGAGTCGTTGGAGTTCCAGCGCAACAAGGAACGCTTCACCTTCCTCAAGTGGGGAGCCCGTGCCTTTGACAATATGCTGATTGTGCCACCCGGCTCTGGAATTGTGCACCAGGTCAACCTGGAGTACCTAGCCCGCGTGGTCTTCGAGAAAGAGGATTCCAGCGATGGTTCCAAGATCCTGTATCCGGATAGCGTCGTGGGAACCGACTCCCACACCACCATGATCAATGGATTGGGAGTGCTGGGCTGGGGCGTGGGCGGCATCGAGGCGGAGGCCGTGATGTTGGGCCAGTCCATCTCCATGCTGCTGCCGGAGGTCATTGGATATAAGCTGGAGGGGAAACTGGGCCCTCTGGCCACCTCCACCGATCTTGTCCTGACCATCACCAAACACTTGCGTCAGCTGGGCGTCGTGGGCAAGTTCGTGGAGTTCTACGGCCCAGGCGTGGCGGAGCTGAGCATTGCAGATCGCGCCACCATCAGCAACATGTGCCCGGAATACGGAGCCACTGTGGGCTATTTTCCCATCGACGAGAACACGCTCAGTTACATGCGCCAAACCA ATCGCTCCGAAAAGAAGATCGACATTATCCGGCAGTACTTAAAGGCCACTCGACAGCTGCGTGACTATGCCCGCGAGGATCAGGATCCCCAGTATACCGAG TCCGTCACTCTGGATTTGTCCACCGTGGTCACTTCGGTTTCGGGACCCAAACGGCCACATGACCGCGTGTCGGTGTCCAGCATGTGCGCGGACTTCAAGTCGTGCCTTACCAGTCCCGTGGGCTTCAAGGGATTCGCTGTACCACCAAGTGCCTTGACTGCCAGTGGCGAGTTCCAGTGGGACGATGGAAAGACTTATAGGATTGGCCATGGATCTGTTGTGATTGCGGCAATCACTTCCTGTACGAACACCTCTAATCCCTCGGTGATGTTGGGAGCCGGTCTTCTGGCCAAGAATGCCGTGGAGAAGGGCTTAAGCATACTTCCTTACATCAAAACCTCATTGTCACCTGGCTCTGGCGTAGTTACCTACTATCTCCGGGAGTCGGGGGTGATTCCCTACCTTGAGCAGCTGGGTTTCGACATTGTGGGCTATGGCTGCATGACCTGCATCGGCAACTCAGGACCGCTCGATGAGAACGTGGTGAACACCATCGAGAAGAACGGACTGGTCTGCTGTGGAGTTCTGTCGGGCAACCGCAACTTCGAGGGTCGCATCCACCCCAATACGAGGGCCAACTACCTCGCCAGTCCGCTACTGGTGATCGCTTACGCTATCGCCGGCCGGGTGGATATTGATTTCGAAACCGAGCCGCTGGGCGTGGATGCCAACGACAAGGAGGTGTATCTGCGCGATATTTGGCCTACGCGCAGCGAAATTCAGGAGGTGGAGCATAAGCACGTCATTCCCGCCATGTTCCAGGAGGTCTACA GCAAAATCCAGCTGGGTTCCAAGGATTGGCAAACGCTGGAGGTGTCCGATGGTAAGTTGTATCCCTGGAGTGGCATATCGACTTACATCAAACGTCCGCCTTTCTTCGATGGAATGACCCGGGAACTGCCCCAGATAAAGAGCATCGAGCAGGCTCGctgtctgctgctgctgggtgaTTCGGTGACCACCGATCACATCTCACCAGCCGGATCCATTGCCCGGAGGAGTCCTGCGGCTCGGTATTTGTCAGAGCGGGGTCTCACGCCTCGCGACTTCAATTCATACGGCTCAAGACGTGGCAACGATGCTGTTATGGCCCGTGGAACCTTTGCCAACATCCGCCTGGTGAACAAACTGGCCTCCAAGACGGGACCCAACACCCTGTACGTGCCGAGTGGCGAGGAAATGGATATTTTTGATGCGGCGGAGCGGTATGCCGGCGAGGGAACGCCCCTCCTTCTGGTCGTGGGCAAGGACTACGGCAGTGGAAGCTCGCGCGATTGGGCCGCCAAGGGTCCATTCCTGCTGGGCATCAAAGCGGTGATCGCAGAGTCGTACGAGCGCATTCACCGCTCCAATTTAGTGGGCATGGGGATCATTCCGTTGCAGTTCCTGCCGGGACAGAGCGCGGAAACCCTGAATCTGACTGGCAGGGAACTCTACAACATTGCCCTGCCCGACGGGGAACTGAAGCCGGGCCAGAGGATCGCCGTCGAGGCCGATGGCGTCGTCTTTGAAACCACCCTGCGCTTCGACACCGAGGTGGACATTACCTACTACAAGAACGGTGGCATTCTAAACTACATGATCCGCAAAATGCTGGGTGATTAG